The following coding sequences are from one Candoia aspera isolate rCanAsp1 chromosome 13, rCanAsp1.hap2, whole genome shotgun sequence window:
- the LARP6 gene encoding la-related protein 6 yields MAEPAAPVQIRVAKPEDEDEERRPCSTPPGGGSCSEDDSGRGGGGGGEKSSENDGDDSAPDWKPPEHELILKLVTQIEYYFSDDNLAKDAFLLKHIRRNKVGYVSVKLLTSFKKIKQLTRDWRTTAYALKYSDLLELNEDGRKVRRNAPVPVFPGENIPSHMLLVYDISLTHDLCPLDGQENGAVREKVMEHLLKTFVQFGVILSIRILKPGRDLPPDIKKFSSRYSPVGTKECAIIEFEEIDAAIKAHKSFCITDKAAMKVILIGMKPGKKKVLKDKGHGTSAKDPGKARSMNKRVEELQDVGEEVSANSSSDQESDPTSPVPGRRGTSSNRLSPSAFPNNHLSPNVSPRSSPWSSPSSLRKISRTSPLAEDGKGFLTTSPEMSKRCADYSSDSSTTPSSSPWVQRRRQARTLAREQTPVGSPEPSPKATNPVGLPVGVLRLPRAADGTKGFYNRRGRDKVANNE; encoded by the exons ATGGCGGAGCCGGCTGCGCCCGTGCAGATCCGGGTGGCCAAGCCGGAGGACGAGGACGAGGAGCGCCGGCCGTGCTCGACGCCGCCGGGCGGCGGCAGCTGCAGCGAAGACGATTCCgggcggggcggcggcggcggcggggagaAGTCCAG TGAGAATGACGGTGATGATTCTGCCCCCGACTGGAAGCCCCCGGAGCATGAACTGATCCTGAAGCTGGTGACTCAGATAGAGTATTACTTCTCCGATGACAACCTTGCAAAAGACGCTTTTCTCCTGAAGCACATCCGACGAAACAAGGTGGGGTACGTCAGTGTGAAGCTGCTGACCTCGTTCAAAAAG ATAAAACAACTGACTCGTGACTGGAGAACCACAGCTTACGCACTGAAATATTCTGACCTTCTGGAGCTGAATGAAGATGGCCGAAAGGTTCGACGAAATGCCCCTGTTCCTGTGTTCCCGGGTGAAAACATCCCAAGCCACATGCTTCTCGTCTATGACATCTCCCTAACCCATGATCTCTGCCCTCTGGATGGACAGGAGAACGGCGCAGTCCGAGAGAAGGTCATGGAGCATCTCCTCAAGACCTTTGTCCAGTTCGGTGTCATTTTGTCCATCCGTATTCTCAAGCCCGGGAGGGATCTTCCACCGGACATCAAGAAGTTCAGTAGCCGTTACAGCCCCGTGGGGACCAAAGAATGCGCCATCATAGAATTTGAGGAGATCGATGCTGCCATCAAAGCTCACAAGTCCTTCTGCATCACGGACAAGGCCGCCATGAAGGTCATCCTCATTGGGATGAAGCCTGGAAAGAAGAAGGTCCTCAAAGATAAGGGCCATGGCACATCAGCCAAGGATCCAGGCAAGGCACGATCAATGAATAAGAGAGTTGAAGAGCTTCAGGACGTCGGTGAAGAAGTGTCGGCCAACAGCTCCTCCGATCAAGAGAGTGACCCAACGTCTCCCGTGCCTGGGCGAAGAGGCACCTCTTCCAACAGATTAAGTCCTTCGGCCTTTCCGAACAACCACCTTAGCCCAAACGTATCTCCAAGGTCCAGTCCCTGGAGCAGCCCTTCTTCCCTACGCAAAATTTCCAGGACGTCTCCGCTGGCAGAAGATGGCAAAGGGTTTCTGACCACGAGTCCAGAGATGTCAAAAAGATGTGCCGATTACTCTTCAGACAGTAGCACCACTCCTTCAAGCAGCCCCTGGGTCCAGCGCCGGCGGCAAGCCCGGACTCTGGCGCGGGAGCAGACGCCTGTTGGTAGCCCTGAGCCCAGCCCCAAAGCGACCAACCCGGTCGGACTGCCCGTTGGTGTGTTGCGTTTGCCCAGGGCGGCTGATGGGACGAAGGGGTTTTATAACCGTCGCGGAAGGGACAAGGTCGCCAACAACGAGTAA
- the TM2D3 gene encoding TM2 domain-containing protein 3, which translates to MAVVGMAALRALRRLCCVAVFLSQLYVLSGRGSLSLEHSPPQAPLAKIAGVPTSTHVPASKVPEGTSVPAYVTRCPSNGLCSRLPPECMTCRANYSCVYGKPATFECEAKSQVHCVDQSNSPQKTFLINMTCQFCWQLPPSSYLCSNPTNCKTVSCPRERYSANCTVKDHIHCLGNRTFPKMLYCNWTGGYKWSTALALSITLGGFGADRFYLGQWREGLGKLFSFGGLGIWTLIDVLLIGVGYVGPTDGSLYI; encoded by the exons ATGGCGGTGGTGGGGATGGCGGCGCTGCGGGCGCTGAGGAGGCTCTGCTGCGTCGCCGTTTTCCTCTCGCAGCTCTACGTCCTCTCCGGCCGGG GGTCGCTCAGCTTAGAGCATTCTCCCCCACAAGCTCCACTCGCAAAGATTGCAGGGGTCCCTACAAGCACACATGTTCCAGCATCTAAAGTACCAG AGGGTACCTCAGTTCCAGCTTACGTGACCCGATGCCCCAGTAACGGGCTCTGTAGCCGACTGCCTCCAGAATGCATGACCTGTAGGGCAAATTATTCTTGTGTCTATGGCAAACCAGCGACCTTCGAATGTGAAGCCAAATCCCAGGTCCACTGCGTT GATCAAAGCAACAGTCCTCAAAAGACCTTCCTGATCAACATGACTTGCCAGTTTTGCTGGCAGCTCCCACCCTCAAGCTACCTTTGCTCCAATCCTACCAACTGCAAGACGGTCTCGTGCCCGCGAGAACGTTACAGTGCCAATTGCACCGTGAAAGACCACATTCATTGTCTAG GAAATCGTACTTTTCCCAAGATGCTTTATTGCAACTGGACTGGAGGCTACAAATGGTCAACAGCCTTGGCCTTAAG CATCACGCTCGGTGGCTTTGGCGCTGATCGGTTCTACCTGGGACAGTGGCGGGAGGGTCTAGGCAAACTCTTCAGTTTTGGCGGTCTGGGAATCTGGACGCTCATCGACGTGCTACTGATTGGAGTCGGGTATGTGGGTCCCACAGACGGCTCGCTCTACATCTAA
- the ADAL gene encoding adenosine deaminase-like protein yields the protein MAEAAEGAAAGRAPRFFQRLPKVELHAHLNGSISAATMKKLMAQKPDLRIQNEMLMIDKGKKRSLEECFQMFQIIHQITSRPEDILMVTKDVIQEFAADGVKYLELRSTPRAEESTGMTKWTYVEAVLEGIKQCKEEGLDIDVRFLVSVDRSQGTAAAKETVKLAEDFLLSADGVVVGLDLSGNPKVGHGQDFLEPLLEAKKAGLKLALHLSEIPKREDETRLLLGLPPDRIGHGTFLHTSEWAAQDLVELVRQNGTPLELCLTSNLKGKTVPSRSQHHFGFWYPLGHPVVLGTDDKGVFATELSQEYQLVAETFQLSDEQVWALSANAVDHVFASSHTKTTLKEQWRKLKPALLKWDASRGTR from the exons ATGGCAGAGGCGGCGGAGGGGGCTGCGGCCGGGCGAGCGCCCCGCTTTTTCCAGCGGCTGCCCAAAGTG GAACTCCACGCACACCTGAACGGCTCCATCAGCGCTGCCACCATGAAGAAGCTGATGGCGCAGAAACCCGACCTTCGGATTCAAAACGAAATGCTAATGATTGACAAGGGGAAGAAGAGAAGTTTGGAAGA ATGTTTTCAGATGTTCCAGATCATACACCAGATTACCAGCAGACCTGAAGATATATTAATG GTAACCAAAGATGTTATTCAGGAATTTGCTGCAGACGGCGTAAAGTACCTCGAATTAAGGAGCACACCAAGGGCAGAAGAAAGCACAG GGATGACCAAATGGACATATGTGGAAGCTGTGCTTGAGGGCATCAAGCAATGTAAGGAGGAGGGATTGGATATAGATGTTAG GTTCCTAGTATCCGTGGACAGAAGTCAGGGGACAgctgctgccaaggaaactgtgAAGTTGGCAGAAGACTTTTTGCTCTCTGCCGACGGCGTGGTCGTCGGCCTGGACCTCAGCGGGAATCCGAAA GTGGGACACGGCCAGGACTTCTTGGAGCCTCTTCTGGAAGCCAAGAAAGCTGGTTTGAAGCTGGCGTTGCATCTTTCAGAG ATTCCCAAGCGGGAGGACGAAACTCGGCTGCTCCTGGGCCTTCCCCCGGACCGGATCGGACACGGGACATTTCTTCACACGTCGGAATGGGCCGCGCAGGATCTGGTGGAGCTCGTGAGGCAAAATGGGACCCCTCTAG AACTCTGCCTGACGTCCAACCTGAAGGGCAAGACGGTGCCCTCCAGGAGCCAACACCATTTCGGATTCTGGTACCCGCTGGGTCATCCCGTCGTCCTTGGC ACGGATGACAAGGGCGTTTTTGCCACCGAGCTGTCTCAGGAGTACCAGCTGGTGGCGGAGACCTTCCAGCTGTCCGACGAGCAAGTCTGGGCGCTCTCCGCCAATGCCGTCGACCATGTCTTTGCTTCCAGCCACACGAAGACAACGCTGAAGGAGCAGTGGCGGAAGCTGAAGCCAGCCCTGCTGAAGTGGGACGCAAGCCGTGGGACCCGTTGA